Proteins from a single region of Sphingomonas morindae:
- a CDS encoding TM2 domain-containing protein has product MSDSPFPRGTTRKTPWPSGLCRFFAAAGPWTQAAPDSPLPRSRALAVALAFTLGGLGAHKFYLRRVGWGLAYLLLCWTLVPLGAALIEGIFYLLMDDDQFHHKYG; this is encoded by the coding sequence ATGAGCGATAGTCCGTTTCCGCGTGGAACAACGCGCAAAACGCCATGGCCCTCCGGCCTCTGTCGCTTCTTTGCTGCGGCCGGGCCCTGGACACAGGCCGCGCCCGACTCGCCGCTCCCCCGTAGCCGCGCCCTGGCCGTGGCGCTGGCCTTCACCCTGGGCGGGCTTGGCGCGCACAAATTCTATCTGCGCCGCGTCGGCTGGGGGCTGGCCTATCTGCTGCTGTGCTGGACTTTGGTGCCGCTTGGCGCGGCGCTGATCGAGGGCATTTTCTATCTGCTGATGGATGACGACCAGTTTCACCACAAATATGGGTGA
- a CDS encoding PhoH family protein produces MSRKPVPAQAGDRARLEVLFDKPQLLGRLFGEYDRNLISIESRLGVYISARGNRLIIEGQAEATARARDVLTGLYNRIVQGQDIDSGAVDAVIAMSDQPTLDGIVRADMSQPPAVMIRTRKKTIVPRSATQIRYMEALGRDDIVFALGPAGTGKTYLAVAQAVQQLIQGSVDRLILSRPAVEAGERLGFLPGDMKEKVDPYLRPLYDALYDMLPTEQVERRITSGEIEIAPIAFMRGRTLSDAFIILDEAQNTTPAQMKMFLTRFGMNSRMVVCGDPRQIDLPDIGKSGLADAVTRLEGVKGISMVRFGAADVVRHPVVGRIVEAYEGKDE; encoded by the coding sequence ATGAGCCGTAAGCCCGTTCCCGCGCAGGCCGGCGACCGCGCCCGCCTCGAGGTGCTGTTCGACAAGCCCCAGCTGCTCGGCCGTTTGTTCGGCGAATATGACCGCAACCTGATCTCGATCGAGAGCCGGCTCGGCGTCTATATATCGGCGCGGGGGAACCGGCTGATCATCGAGGGCCAGGCCGAGGCGACCGCGCGCGCCCGCGATGTCCTGACCGGCCTCTACAACCGCATCGTGCAGGGCCAGGATATCGACAGCGGCGCGGTCGACGCGGTGATCGCCATGTCGGACCAGCCGACGCTCGACGGCATCGTCCGCGCCGATATGAGCCAGCCGCCGGCGGTGATGATCCGCACCCGCAAGAAGACGATCGTTCCCCGCTCCGCCACGCAGATCCGCTATATGGAGGCGCTGGGCCGCGACGATATCGTCTTCGCGCTCGGACCGGCGGGCACGGGCAAGACCTATCTGGCGGTGGCGCAGGCGGTGCAGCAGCTGATCCAGGGCTCGGTGGATCGCCTGATCCTCTCGCGTCCGGCGGTCGAGGCGGGCGAGCGGCTGGGCTTTCTGCCGGGCGACATGAAGGAGAAGGTCGATCCCTATCTCCGGCCGCTCTACGACGCCTTGTACGACATGCTGCCCACCGAGCAGGTCGAGCGGCGCATCACCAGCGGCGAGATCGAGATCGCGCCGATCGCCTTCATGCGCGGCCGCACCCTCTCCGATGCCTTCATCATCCTCGACGAGGCGCAGAATACCACGCCCGCGCAGATGAAGATGTTCCTCACCCGGTTCGGCATGAACAGCCGCATGGTGGTGTGCGGCGATCCCCGCCAGATCGATCTGCCCGATATCGGCAAATCGGGCCTCGCCGATGCCGTGACGCGGCTGGAGGGGGTGAAGGGCATATCGATGGTGCGCTTCGGCGCCGCCGATGTCGTCCGCCACCCGGTGGTGGGCCGCATCGTCGAGGCCTATGAGGGCAAGGATGAATAG
- a CDS encoding hemolysin family protein, whose amino-acid sequence MPDDSSRSPAQSGGLWSGLRHLLFGEDAEPTLRDQIFEAIEEHQDDPANARDLSPVERIMLQNLLDFGDRRVRDVAVPRGDIIAIEEGASFEALVALFAEAGHSRLPVYRETLDTVTGMIHIKDVFAILAGTAPRPDSITALIRQPRYVPDAMGVLDLLAEMRATRTHLAIVVDEYSGTDGLVTIEDLVEEIVGDIEDEHDEAPARLLVPLEDGQWDADARAELEDVAEQIDPRLAETDEPVDTLGGLAALIAERIPQVGDVLAHESGWRLEVTDGDQRRVTRLRLHPPQDEMDELERRG is encoded by the coding sequence ATGCCTGACGATTCCAGTAGAAGCCCCGCGCAGAGCGGGGGCCTGTGGTCGGGCTTGCGCCACCTTCTGTTCGGCGAGGATGCCGAACCGACGCTGCGCGACCAGATCTTCGAGGCGATCGAGGAGCATCAGGACGATCCCGCCAACGCCCGCGACCTTTCGCCGGTGGAGCGGATCATGCTCCAGAATCTCCTCGATTTCGGCGATCGCCGGGTGCGGGACGTGGCGGTGCCGCGCGGCGACATCATCGCCATCGAGGAGGGCGCCAGCTTCGAGGCGCTGGTCGCGCTGTTCGCCGAGGCGGGCCATTCGCGGTTGCCCGTCTATCGCGAGACGCTCGACACCGTGACGGGCATGATCCACATCAAGGATGTGTTCGCCATTCTGGCCGGCACCGCGCCGCGCCCGGACTCGATCACGGCGCTGATCCGCCAGCCGCGCTACGTGCCCGATGCGATGGGCGTGCTCGATCTGCTCGCCGAGATGCGCGCGACGCGCACCCATCTCGCCATCGTCGTCGACGAATATTCGGGCACCGACGGGCTGGTGACGATCGAGGATCTGGTCGAGGAGATCGTCGGCGACATCGAGGACGAGCATGACGAGGCGCCCGCGCGGCTGCTGGTGCCGCTCGAGGACGGCCAGTGGGACGCCGACGCCCGCGCCGAGCTGGAGGACGTGGCCGAGCAGATCGACCCGCGCCTCGCCGAGACCGACGAGCCGGTCGACACGCTGGGCGGCCTCGCCGCGCTGATCGCCGAGAGGATTCCCCAGGTGGGCGATGTGCTGGCGCACGAGAGCGGGTGGCGGCTCGAGGTGACCGACGGCGATCAGCGGCGCGTCACGCGGCTGCGCCTCCACCCGCCCCAGGACGAGATGGACGAACTGGAACGCCGCGGCTGA
- a CDS encoding PQQ-dependent sugar dehydrogenase: MRTRAYALCLVLLLAGCGRNARLDITAGQGPAPALPDEHEGLLPTVKVARIVGWGRDGAPTPAPGLAVTAFARGLDHPRWLLVLPNGDVLAAESNAPPKPDDSPGLRGFFQKLFMKRAGGASPSANRITLLRDADGDGVAETRHVLLTGLNSPFGMALGPDGRLYVADTDAIRAFPYRAGDTRIAAPGQRIVVLPAGRINHHWTKTILFAPDGRTLFATVGSNSNIAERGMAAEAGRAAIWAIDWRTGRHRLFASGLRNPSGMAFGPDGRLWTVVNERDELGGDIVPDYLTSVRDGGFYGWPWRFWASHVDRRVKAPAPPEAAGAIAPDYALGAHTASLGLVAADGARLGPRFAHGMIIGQHGSWNRNPPSGYRVVFVRFDGARPAAETPVDLLTGFLTPDGEARGRPVGVAVDRGGGLLVADDAGGAIWRVTEKAAPALAAR, from the coding sequence ATGCGCACGCGAGCCTATGCCCTGTGCCTGGTGCTGCTGCTCGCCGGGTGCGGGCGCAATGCGCGGCTGGATATCACCGCCGGCCAGGGGCCCGCGCCGGCGCTGCCGGACGAGCATGAGGGGCTCCTGCCCACGGTGAAGGTGGCCAGGATCGTCGGCTGGGGCCGCGATGGCGCGCCCACGCCCGCGCCGGGGCTTGCCGTCACCGCCTTCGCGCGCGGCCTCGATCATCCGCGCTGGCTGCTGGTGCTGCCCAATGGCGATGTGCTCGCGGCCGAGAGCAACGCGCCGCCCAAGCCGGACGATTCGCCCGGCCTGCGCGGCTTTTTCCAGAAGCTCTTCATGAAGCGCGCGGGCGGCGCCTCGCCCAGCGCCAATCGCATCACCCTCCTGCGCGACGCGGACGGCGATGGCGTGGCGGAAACACGCCATGTGCTGCTCACCGGGCTCAACAGCCCCTTCGGCATGGCGCTGGGGCCGGACGGCCGGCTCTATGTCGCCGATACCGATGCGATCCGCGCCTTTCCCTATCGGGCCGGCGACACGCGCATCGCCGCGCCGGGGCAGCGCATCGTCGTGTTGCCGGCGGGGCGGATCAACCATCACTGGACCAAGACCATCCTGTTCGCGCCCGACGGCCGCACGCTGTTCGCCACCGTCGGCTCCAATTCCAACATCGCCGAGCGCGGCATGGCGGCGGAGGCCGGGCGTGCGGCGATCTGGGCGATCGACTGGCGCACCGGCCGCCATCGCCTGTTCGCCAGCGGGCTGCGCAACCCCAGTGGCATGGCGTTCGGCCCCGATGGGCGGCTCTGGACCGTGGTGAACGAGCGGGACGAGCTGGGCGGCGATATCGTGCCCGATTATCTCACTTCGGTGCGCGACGGCGGCTTTTATGGCTGGCCCTGGCGCTTCTGGGCCAGCCATGTCGATCGGCGCGTCAAGGCGCCGGCCCCGCCCGAGGCCGCCGGCGCGATCGCGCCCGATTATGCGCTTGGCGCGCACACCGCCTCGCTCGGCCTCGTCGCCGCCGATGGGGCGCGGCTCGGGCCGCGTTTCGCCCATGGCATGATCATCGGCCAGCACGGCTCGTGGAACCGCAACCCGCCATCCGGCTATCGCGTCGTCTTCGTCCGCTTCGACGGCGCCCGGCCCGCCGCCGAGACGCCGGTCGACCTGCTCACCGGCTTCCTGACGCCCGATGGCGAGGCGCGGGGCCGTCCGGTGGGGGTGGCGGTGGATCGCGGGGGCGGCCTGCTGGTGGCCGACGATGCGGGCGGCGCGATCTGGCGCGTGACCGAAAAAGCCGCGCCAGCGCTTGCCGCCCGGTGA
- the ybeY gene encoding rRNA maturation RNase YbeY: MIVVETDMDGWGDAEDWAALADRAVRAAIGHSPEAALLTRPMRVEVSVKFTSDAEVHALNRAYRDKDKPTNVLSFPMVQEDLLDVVDENSDDGELLLGDIVLAQGVCAAEAAEKGVSIAAHATHLVVHGTFHLLGYDHMTDADAEEMEQAEREALAALGIADPYPIDEG; encoded by the coding sequence ATGATCGTGGTGGAAACGGACATGGACGGCTGGGGCGACGCGGAGGATTGGGCGGCGCTGGCGGATCGCGCGGTGCGCGCGGCGATCGGCCATTCGCCCGAGGCGGCGCTGCTCACCCGGCCGATGCGCGTCGAGGTGTCGGTGAAGTTCACGTCCGACGCCGAGGTGCACGCGCTCAACCGGGCGTATCGGGACAAGGACAAGCCTACCAACGTCCTGTCCTTCCCGATGGTGCAGGAAGACCTGCTCGACGTGGTGGACGAGAATAGCGACGATGGCGAATTGCTGCTCGGCGATATCGTGCTCGCTCAGGGCGTGTGCGCCGCCGAGGCCGCCGAAAAGGGCGTCAGCATCGCCGCTCATGCGACGCATCTCGTCGTGCACGGCACCTTCCATCTGCTCGGCTACGACCATATGACCGACGCCGATGCGGAGGAGATGGAGCAGGCGGAGCGCGAGGCGCTCGCGGCCCTGGGCATCGCCGATCCCTATCCGATCGACGAGGGCTGA